CTAgcatgaaatgaaagaaaattttaaaaataaatgtaattcccgtctatttttattaaaatcatttcttaaaggatccaccacaaggacgggcattACAGTACAACTGtgatctcttaaaaatatattagctTGGAATAATGGAAATAGTCTGGTAAGTAAGAGAAATAAATCCCACATTGTTCACAATTTGTATTAATTtaccatattttgaattttttgcatttatattCTTTACTTTTCTATTGATCATACACAAGCATTAAATTCATATCATGTAGGAGCATTTAccatatttgaaaaacattgcAACACAAACTTCACAAAAATGTGATACAACTTaacgaattaattaatttcttttgtaaaaaatcaaattatttttattaaaaaccttGTTTCACCCAACTAGGCAAATGTGCTTTACATGTTGCTCCGacctactatatatatatttatattaagataaatgaaaattacaattgcacgatcatttaaaaaaaatgaataaacataaaatttacatgaaaaaaattaatttttaattgtgaattccactattttttaaagcaaCTACACAACGCATATGCATTTTTTGACGATATATACATAGCAATactctaattttaaaattattctagTACCATCTTTTCTTTAAGTAGAAGctactttaatatattttaattcacaACGCTTTCAGAATTCTAGTTAGTAAAATACCCTCAAGTACTATAGATATATAGAGCTCggatttttatctaaaattatttttgtatatatcaAATAAGCCACctaatcatttattttaatagcAACAATTAATTTATCCATTGAAATATGGACAATGATTGTGGATTTTTTCCACCATCTGCTGCCCATATGTCaaatttttgttgaaaattggAAAGCATTAATGTCTTAGTGGCACGCTTCCCTTGATTGGCAATTGTCTCAAACTTTCTTTGTATACTGAGAAAGTCTAAGAGCTAGCTGGTTAGTGATGTAATTGAGTATCATTAATTCATAACAAAAAAACCAACagatcaaaatatataattgaaGTAAATGAAAAGTACTACATTAATGGAACATAAACATGTCGCACATATAATATCCATATATATGGCCTTTATGATATGCgcttattaaatgaaataataggTAAAATAAGATAGAGAGAGGATTTATTGTCGAGTACAATATCTTCTGTAATTAAGCATCAGCTTTAAAATCACCTATCACCAGGATGAAAGAGCCGGGATGCTTTGTTCATTCCTAAAGAAATTAGTGGGATCGATCATGGTCTTCACGTGAACCAACCTGTTAAAGTTGCTCTTGAAATATTTAGTACCCCATGTACTTGCCCGTCTATAGCTTGTGTTGCCTTCCTTACTATTTGTTCCAATGTCAAGGTCCCTATAATTGATGTATGCAGCTCTTGGAGATTTTGAAGCATAGGCAGCCATGTAACTGTAAAGCCTTCTGATCCAACTTATATGCCTCTCGGATGCCgcaattccttcttcttcccaAAGCACCAAGTGTAGCATTTTGTAGATGTTACCAGCTCTATGTGGGAAAGGAATTGCAGATTCCGAGATTTCACTCATTCTTCCCCCATATGGACTCAAGACCAATTCTGCTTCCTTGGCCTCTTTTTGGTAAAATCTCTCCCAGATACCTTCCAAGCCAACTTCTGGAATAGGTTCCATCACATAATCAGATTTTACTTTGACAAAAGTTGGTCTTGTTAGAGGAGTCCTGCTTAGCAGTACATCCAAGGATTCCCCACTTGGAAACCCGGCAAAGTAGAGGGTAGATTCAATCCAGCTCATTTCAGAGCAATCTTCTCTTACCAAACCCAGCTCAGGGAAGCTCTCTTGCATCAATGAAAGGAGATTATCTATCCCTCCGAGATACAAGGAATTAAATGAAGCTTGTATTGTTCTCCTCCCTTCTTGGCTAGAATTGGCAGCACTCAAGATGACGCGAATGAATAGGTCTTCATCAAGCTTGTCAGCAACATATTGCCATCGATGAACAAGCTTGGTTGCATTTTGTTCCAAGTTCCTATTAATTGTGAATACAGTCACAATTGATGGAACATAAACCAGCTTGATTTTCCACGCAACAATGACTCCAAAGCTGGCCCCTCCACCTCCTCGAATGGCCCAAAATAGATCTTCTCCCATGGATTCTCTGTCAAGGATTCTACCCTTAACATCAATCATTTGGGCATCAACAATATTATCTGCAGCAAGGCCATATTTGCGCAACAAGGTGCCGTACCCTCCCCCGCTGATGTGTCCACCAACACCCACAGTTGGGCATAATCCTGCTGGAAAGCCAAAGTTTCTACTTTTCTCGGCAATTGTATAGTATACTTCACCGAGAGTGGCACCGGTTTCGACCCATGCAGTGCCATTTTTTACATCAACATTGATTGAACGAAGATTTATTAGATCAATTATGACAAATGGAACATAAGAAACATAAGAAAGGCCCTCAAAATCATGACCACCGCTTCTAACTCTTATTTGCATGCCATGTTTTTGGGAACACTTAATGGTTGCTTGAATTTGGGAGACATGCAATGGGGTAATAATGACTAGAGGTTTCGGGGTGGCAGGTGTTGAGTATCTAGGATTTTGTATGGAAAATTCCAATATGGATGAATATGAGGAATTGGCAGGGGTGTAAatgacttgagaaattgaggagGTAGAGTTTCCAGCATGAAGGGTCAAGCATTGAAGGAAGTCTTCATGAGTGTGAGCCGAAGTTGCCcacaaaaatgagaaaagaagagTAAGAACAAATGGAATAGGCACTGAAGAGCTAACGGGCTTCATATTTGTTTGTGTTTCTGCATTAAAAACAGGATGCGAGCTTCCTTATTTATAGTGTTATGTGGAGATATATACGTACTTTGTTGAATACTTGGAAATTGATGTGAAAATGTTACGTACAATGGTGCTTCTAACCACTACTGTTGCATATAACGTACATAGTTTCTGACTTTGCAGGAAACCATTCCATCGTCCATCCAGCTGATTGGCCAGGGAGAGATCATggattctcacaaaaaatatatcGCGCACTTTGAACTTTGacaaactaattaattaataaatcattttttggttGAATTATCTGTTATTATCGTTTACAATGATCGTGCAAAGAGAACAATCTCTGCCTTTGCCAATTAGGACTAATTTGATGTTTGAAGTGTAATTTCGCGTGCATGGATCTTTCACTTTTATCAATCTTATCAAAActtaggaaaatgataaatacataaCCCTTTttacaattatgttttaaataaataatattattataaaattattatcgccttacaaaaatacttttattttaaaacataattatgaaaataattgtgTTTATTGTTACTGAAATGATCGGTTTTAATTTATCGCTTCtagaatgcataaaaaaataaataggagAAAGTCAGCTCAAAGCATTTTTACaaatcttatattatatatatatataaaagaacttTTCAAAGTTCTTTGGCATTTTCTTTAATTGTAAGCTGCTTTAACTGAATTTACAAACTAAGAATTAGGAAAAGGCTGTTTTGTCGAGTCAACGGTCATAGGTTCTGAAATTTCATAGGTAGAAGCATCTGAAACGGGTGCATTCCTAGTCCTTGCGTTGTCCGCAATTCGTTCAAGTATTGAAAGAaattcagaaaaaataaaataaaataatgttacgGTCATGAAATGTAGAAGAGTTCAAAATTTACAAGGTCAAAAAAAGAtttgtatattatatgatatacataTGATATGATTAATACATTGTATATTATATGAATGTATATTAAAAACATTTGGTGAAGAAAAGTGACAAGTTGCATGGTCAAAGTTCAATATTGTCAAGTTGCCATGCAATTTAGACTTTCTGCTTGCAGACGCTAGCTTCGAATTAATTTCCTCTGTTcctatttaatttattgtggCGATTCGTCCTTCAAATCTGGCTGTTGGAATGGTCTGCAAATTGACCTTAGAAAATACGACATGCAAAATATGTTACCCCCGTAACATTCACGTATATTTCCAAGTctcctattattttattttttatttttttaagaaattagaGACGGGGTCATATATCCATAAGTGGCCCCTCCAAATTTTATCAAGAAACCTCACTTATAGTAGAAAAAAACTGCAGTAACAATCAAGACCTAAGGGATTTATAAATAGACATGAATAAAACCATCCCAAGCATCAAcggcataaaaaataaaacagcacCAAAACTAAACCAAATACCAACAAAACTGCCAACTGAACATACACATTCTTATTTTATACACAAGTTAACATATTAAAGAGGGAAGACCAATCTTGTCAAGTCGAACCATGCCCCTCACAACCTGGGATAATATTTCAAAACCCCCATACGTCCTAGTGATCCCAGATTCTGCTTGGCGAGCCAAGAAATCTGCAACTTGGTTGCCCTCACGGAAGATGTGAGAAATTGAATAACTCATGCCTTCAAGGCCATCAAGCAGCTCCTTCCAATAGTCCGAGAGATACCACACATTGCAGTCCTTCGAGGTCAACCAGCGAACAAATAAGGAAGAGTCATATTCGATCTCCACATGATAAAAGCCAAACTGTTCACAAACAGGCACGCCTCTAGTAAAGGCCCTTAGTTCAGCAGCATTATTAGTACCAAATCCCAGATGTTCCGAAAAAGCAACCCTGACATTCCTCAAATGATCCCCCACCACCTCCACAAGATCCTGGGTCTCACCTGCAATTcccatcaacatttaatttcaCCACCCTGCCATTGGTTTACACCACACCACTGTATGAGGTCAGCTAACAAAAACCTGTTTGATAAGCAAGTTAATAGCTCTAAGGATCTCACAATCACTTGGTGAAAGTCTCTTGCACTTAGAAACATTCTCAGAGATTTGACTAAGCCAAAACTTCACTACAAGCCAAACTAACTCTAGCGATTCAAAAATTGACTGCATTCTAGCCTTACACCGTCGAACCCACAACCTCCAAGTGATCAAGCATGAAGTAGGCCAACAAGAATACCACGCTAGGAGGAGTGTTTAGCACAACTGACCC
This sequence is a window from Carya illinoinensis cultivar Pawnee chromosome 9, C.illinoinensisPawnee_v1, whole genome shotgun sequence. Protein-coding genes within it:
- the LOC122275547 gene encoding berberine bridge enzyme-like 28, with product MKPVSSSVPIPFVLTLLFSFLWATSAHTHEDFLQCLTLHAGNSTSSISQVIYTPANSSYSSILEFSIQNPRYSTPATPKPLVIITPLHVSQIQATIKCSQKHGMQIRVRSGGHDFEGLSYVSYVPFVIIDLINLRSINVDVKNGTAWVETGATLGEVYYTIAEKSRNFGFPAGLCPTVGVGGHISGGGYGTLLRKYGLAADNIVDAQMIDVKGRILDRESMGEDLFWAIRGGGGASFGVIVAWKIKLVYVPSIVTVFTINRNLEQNATKLVHRWQYVADKLDEDLFIRVILSAANSSQEGRRTIQASFNSLYLGGIDNLLSLMQESFPELGLVREDCSEMSWIESTLYFAGFPSGESLDVLLSRTPLTRPTFVKVKSDYVMEPIPEVGLEGIWERFYQKEAKEAELVLSPYGGRMSEISESAIPFPHRAGNIYKMLHLVLWEEEGIAASERHISWIRRLYSYMAAYASKSPRAAYINYRDLDIGTNSKEGNTSYRRASTWGTKYFKSNFNRLVHVKTMIDPTNFFRNEQSIPALSSW